CAACGGGCCTGGGGCCAGCTGTACGGTGCCGCGCCGGCGCTGGCTATCGCTGAGGCGGCCCGCCACAGCGGCCGGCCCTTGCTGGTGGTCTGCTCCAGTGCCCGTGACGTCGAGCGCCTGGAGGCCGAGCTCGGTTTCCTGCTGGCCGGCAGCGAGCTGCCGGTGGTACCGCTGCCGGACTGGGAGACCCTGCCCTACGATGTCTTTTCACCGCACCAGGACATCGTTTCCCGTCGGCTCGCCACGCTGAATCGCCTGGAGACCCTGCAGCAAGGCGTCATCCTGGTGGCAGCCGGCACCCTGTTGCAGCGAATCGCGCCGCGGGAGTGGCTGGATGGCGAAAGCTTCCTGATGGACGTCGGCGACGCGATCGACCTCGAGGCCTTGAGCAGCCGGCTCGAAAGCGCTGGTTATTCCCGTGTTTCCCAGGTCATGGAGCATGGCGAGTTCGCGGTACGCGGCTCGCTGGTCGACATTTTCCCCATGGGCTCGGAGCTGCCATTTCGCCTCGACCTGTTTGATGATGAAATCGAAACCATTCGCAGTTTCGATCCGGACACCCAGCTGTCGCTGGAGAAGCTGGACAAGATCCGCCTGCTGCCAGCCCGCGAGTTCCCGCTCCACCCGGAAGCGATAAAGGCTTTCCGAACCCGCTACCGAGCGCGCTTCGAAGGCGATCCGTCGCGCAGCCAGGTCTACAAGGCCGTGACCGACGGCAATGCACCGTCAGGTGTGGAGTACTACCTGCCGCTGTTTTTCGAGCAGACATCGACATTGTTCGACTACCTGCCTGCCGCGGTGGTTGCCTGCCGCTTCGATACGGTCGATGCGGCACTGGACGAAGCCTGGGCGCAGATCGAGGACCGTTACGAGCAACGCCATGGCGATATCGAGCGCCCGCTGCTGGCGCCGGCCGAAATCGCCGTGGCGCCGGACGAAGCAAAATCGCAGCTTGCCGCGCTGCCCGGTGTCGACATCCATTCCTTCGAACTGCTGGACGCCTCGAACGGACACAATTTCGATTCCGTGCAACCCCCGGAGCTGCGTCTCAACTCCCGCCAGGAAGAACCCGCGCGCCTGCTGCTCGATTTCCTCGCTTCCTTCAATGGTGCGGGTGGCCGTGCCTTGTTCGTAGCCGAGTCGACCGGCCGGCGCGAAACCCTGCTGGACCTCCTGAAGAAGCGCAAGCTGGATCCCCAGACAGTGGCCAGCTGGCCCGAATTCCTGGCCAGCGATGCGCCGGTCGTGGTCTGCGTTGCCCCCTTGCAGGAAGGCATCCACCTGCCCCGGCAGGGCATCTCCGTCATTGCCGAGCCCCAGCTGTTCGGCGAACGCGCCCGGACCCGCAGCCGGCGCCGCGCGGTCCGCGATCCGGACACCATCATCCGCGACCTTACCGATCTCGCCGTAGGCTCGCCGGTCGTGCACGAGGAGCATGGCGTGGGCCGCTACCGCGGCCTGAAGGCACTGGATATCGGTGAAAGCCAGACCGAATTCCTGACGCTGGAGTATGCCGGCGGTGACAAGCTCTATGTGCCCGTCCATGCCCTGCACCTGATTTCGCGGTACACGGGCACATCACCGGAATCCGCACCCTTGCACCGACTGGGCTCGGAACAATGGTCGAAGGCCAAGAAGCGCGCGGCCGAAAAAGCCCGGGACGCGGCGGTCGAACTGCTCGACATCTACTCGCGACGGGCCGCCCGCAAAGGCCATCAGTACCGGCTGACGCAGGAGGACTACCAGGCGTTCTGTGATGACTTCCCCTTCGATGAAACCATCGACCAGACCGGGGCCATCAACGGCGTCGTCAAGGACATGACCTCCGCGCAACCCATGGACCGACTGGTTTGCGGGGATGTCGGTTTCGGCAAGACCGAAGTGGCAATGCGCGCAGCCTTCGTCGCCGTGCAGGGCGGCAAGCAGGTCGCCATGCTGGTGCCGACGACCCTGCTCGCACAGCAGCATTACCAGACCTTCCGAGACCGATTTGCCGACTGGCCCGTAAAGATCGGCGTGCACAGTCGTTTCCGGACGCAGAAGGAAAAGAACGCGGTATTCGACGGCATGGAGTCCGGCCAGCTGGACATCGTGGTCGGCACCCACGGACTGCTTTCGGACCAGGCACGATTCAAGGATCTCGGCCTCGTCATCATCGACGAGGAACATCGCTTTGGCGTTCGTCACAAGGAGAAGCTCAAGCGCCTGCGCGCCGAAGTCGACGTCCTGACCCTCACGGCCACGCCGATTCCGCGCACGCTCAACATGTCACTGTCCGGCATTCGCGACCTTTCCATCATCGCCACGCCGCCGATGGAACGACTGTCGGTGAAGACCTTCGTGTCGGAATGGAACGATGCATTGATCCGCGAGGCCATCCTCCGCGAGATCAAGCGCGGTGGCCAGGCCTACTTCGTGCACAACGAGGTCGAGACCATCGAGAAGTTCGCACACCGGGTACGCGAGCTCGTACCGGAAGCCGAGGTGCGTGTTGCCCATGGCCAGATGCGGGAGAGCGAACTGGAACAGGTGATGCTGGATTTCTACCACCGGCGTTTCAATGTATTGCTGGCCACCACCATCATTGAATCCGGCATCGACGTGCCCACCGCCAACACCATCGTCATCAACCGTGCCGACAAGTTCGGCCTGGCTCAGCTGCACCAGATGCGCGGCCGCGTTGGTCGCTCGCATCATCGCGCCTATGCCTACCTGCTGACGCCGCCCAAGGCCGTGCTGACAGCAGATGCGGTCAAGCGGCTGGAAGCCATCGAATCCCTTGAAGACCTGGGTGCCGGCTTTACCCTGGCAACCCACGATCTCGAAATCCGTGGAGCGGGCGAATTGCTGGGTGAAGGCCAGTCCGGCCAGATCCAGGAAGTCGGCTTCACTTTATATACCGAGCTCTTGGAGCGCGCCGTCAAGGCCCTGAAGGACGGTGAAACGCCGGATCTCGAAGCGCCGCTGGACCATGGCCCCGAGGTCGATCTCAAGGTGCCGGCCATCCTCCCG
The sequence above is drawn from the Gammaproteobacteria bacterium genome and encodes:
- the mfd gene encoding transcription-repair coupling factor, whose product is MVFFKDGVDLQLPAQGPEQRAWGQLYGAAPALAIAEAARHSGRPLLVVCSSARDVERLEAELGFLLAGSELPVVPLPDWETLPYDVFSPHQDIVSRRLATLNRLETLQQGVILVAAGTLLQRIAPREWLDGESFLMDVGDAIDLEALSSRLESAGYSRVSQVMEHGEFAVRGSLVDIFPMGSELPFRLDLFDDEIETIRSFDPDTQLSLEKLDKIRLLPAREFPLHPEAIKAFRTRYRARFEGDPSRSQVYKAVTDGNAPSGVEYYLPLFFEQTSTLFDYLPAAVVACRFDTVDAALDEAWAQIEDRYEQRHGDIERPLLAPAEIAVAPDEAKSQLAALPGVDIHSFELLDASNGHNFDSVQPPELRLNSRQEEPARLLLDFLASFNGAGGRALFVAESTGRRETLLDLLKKRKLDPQTVASWPEFLASDAPVVVCVAPLQEGIHLPRQGISVIAEPQLFGERARTRSRRRAVRDPDTIIRDLTDLAVGSPVVHEEHGVGRYRGLKALDIGESQTEFLTLEYAGGDKLYVPVHALHLISRYTGTSPESAPLHRLGSEQWSKAKKRAAEKARDAAVELLDIYSRRAARKGHQYRLTQEDYQAFCDDFPFDETIDQTGAINGVVKDMTSAQPMDRLVCGDVGFGKTEVAMRAAFVAVQGGKQVAMLVPTTLLAQQHYQTFRDRFADWPVKIGVHSRFRTQKEKNAVFDGMESGQLDIVVGTHGLLSDQARFKDLGLVIIDEEHRFGVRHKEKLKRLRAEVDVLTLTATPIPRTLNMSLSGIRDLSIIATPPMERLSVKTFVSEWNDALIREAILREIKRGGQAYFVHNEVETIEKFAHRVRELVPEAEVRVAHGQMRESELEQVMLDFYHRRFNVLLATTIIESGIDVPTANTIVINRADKFGLAQLHQMRGRVGRSHHRAYAYLLTPPKAVLTADAVKRLEAIESLEDLGAGFTLATHDLEIRGAGELLGEGQSGQIQEVGFTLYTELLERAVKALKDGETPDLEAPLDHGPEVDLKVPAILPDDYVPDVHMRLVMYKRIASAASEEALDELQVEMIDRFGLLPEPAKNLFRITALKLKAAPLGIRKIEAADGGGRLVFTKNPSIEPLEIIKLVQTQPSVFKLDGEEKLRFKTELLDLDERIDFVERLLATLSPSQLDRASNA